The following coding sequences lie in one Paenibacillus durus ATCC 35681 genomic window:
- a CDS encoding YmaF family protein, with protein MKIPVTGFVVDSGDDDDRHSHKLYITSWNGCPVHVHPFSGETSINDGHCHEYVGCTGPAPTGVPHVHKYHTVTSVNQNHTHLIHGVTGPAIDLPGGGHYHKFEGCTTINGRHPHLHAYCGKTGNEVDR; from the coding sequence TGGATTCTGGAGATGACGATGATCGACATTCACACAAACTTTATATTACATCTTGGAATGGCTGCCCTGTCCATGTCCATCCCTTTTCTGGTGAAACCTCTATAAATGACGGACATTGCCATGAATATGTCGGCTGTACTGGTCCTGCCCCTACTGGTGTGCCGCATGTACACAAATATCATACCGTTACATCAGTTAATCAAAATCATACCCACCTTATTCATGGAGTAACCGGACCAGCCATTGATCTTCCTGGCGGCGGGCACTACCATAAGTTTGAGGGATGCACGACAATCAACGGCAGACATCCTCATTTGCATGCCTATTGCGGGAAAACAGGTAACGAAGTTGACAGGTAA
- a CDS encoding polysaccharide deacetylase family protein, which yields MRTGLRIIAASLALLLCLTNTALGHPAVRKNRQYYEQRGDMIWEVHTNQKVIALTFDDGPDPLETEQILDVLNQYDAKCTFFAIGKRLASYPDVARRVIAEGHELANHTYNHVYFKKPISQKQVQQELELTENEIIKITSRHSKLFRPPGGMYDETLINISNSMGLKPILWSWHQDTKDWNCPGVYKIVNKVLRNAHNGDIVLFHDHVHGRSQTRQALKLILPELKKRGYRFVTVSELIRLSDMPQIGKNNH from the coding sequence ATGAGAACAGGCTTGCGAATTATTGCCGCATCACTTGCGCTACTACTATGCTTAACCAATACCGCTTTAGGCCATCCCGCCGTAAGAAAGAACCGCCAGTACTACGAACAACGAGGAGACATGATCTGGGAGGTACATACCAACCAAAAAGTGATCGCATTGACCTTTGATGACGGCCCGGACCCTCTGGAGACGGAGCAAATCCTGGATGTGCTGAACCAGTATGATGCCAAATGCACCTTTTTTGCCATCGGAAAGCGTCTTGCCTCCTACCCAGACGTAGCTAGACGGGTTATTGCTGAGGGGCATGAGCTGGCGAACCATACTTACAATCATGTTTACTTTAAAAAGCCTATTTCCCAGAAGCAGGTTCAGCAGGAACTAGAATTAACGGAAAATGAGATTATCAAAATCACGAGCAGACACAGCAAGCTGTTCCGTCCGCCGGGAGGAATGTACGATGAGACCTTGATAAACATCTCCAACAGCATGGGCCTAAAGCCGATTTTATGGTCCTGGCATCAGGATACGAAAGACTGGAACTGCCCGGGAGTGTACAAGATTGTAAACAAGGTACTACGTAATGCGCATAATGGCGACATCGTGCTCTTTCATGACCATGTCCACGGACGATCACAAACCAGACAAGCTCTCAAGCTTATTTTACCTGAGTTAAAAAAGAGAGGCTACCGTTTTGTTACGGTATCGGAATTGATTCGCTTATCTGATATGCCTCAGATAGGCAAAAATAATCATTGA
- a CDS encoding sporulation protein YjcZ: MSDYGVKGGFTSTNAILVLFILLVIILKACIF, from the coding sequence ATGAGCGATTATGGAGTCAAAGGCGGCTTTACGTCGACAAATGCTATCTTGGTTCTCTTTATCCTGTTGGTTATTATTTTGAAAGCCTGCATATTCTAA
- a CDS encoding DUF116 domain-containing protein — MSRTAPETLTYSLCGDGGETDKYYADAAAFTDEVIERMRVEEQTIDDFGRYVAENNLNPFDSAVYALEFLMIGVLWRVYGRRATAGSVCMGKLLSSLYRMRNRSAGAKIAVDRLKGIAGTTVLARSRRLAVSINLSLFRRMIGWLRASGEFGPVSKRLAVWLEFLNSKLPSESENMLSRAERLGFWFERGSRERLGGYTSGVDAYIENNRQRLKWKENRIFCSRERVEYHLNMVGAEIMNRAFRGGFLATKDKRVFLPVCMRHKTSEACKAVKEGEGYLCRSCSKECQVNLITAMAKKYGCKVVIIPHASTAFGHRRIREGSVGIIGIACVLNLISGGYKAKEMGYEPQCVLLHYSGCIQHWHPKGTRTTIDLNRLEEILKAGQNFDS; from the coding sequence GTGAGCAGGACAGCGCCAGAAACCTTAACCTACTCCTTATGCGGTGACGGCGGTGAAACGGATAAATATTATGCGGATGCGGCCGCTTTTACCGATGAGGTCATAGAAAGGATGCGAGTAGAAGAACAGACTATTGATGATTTTGGCCGTTACGTTGCAGAAAATAATCTGAACCCATTCGATTCGGCAGTGTATGCGCTGGAATTCCTTATGATTGGCGTGCTCTGGAGAGTATACGGACGAAGGGCAACGGCAGGAAGTGTATGTATGGGCAAGCTGCTATCCTCCCTTTACAGAATGAGAAACCGAAGTGCAGGTGCAAAAATCGCGGTAGACCGGTTGAAGGGGATTGCCGGAACAACCGTCTTGGCAAGGAGCAGAAGGCTTGCAGTCTCGATTAATTTAAGCCTGTTTAGGAGGATGATTGGTTGGCTTCGGGCAAGCGGAGAATTTGGGCCGGTGAGCAAACGCTTGGCAGTCTGGTTGGAGTTTTTGAACAGTAAGCTGCCAAGTGAGAGCGAGAACATGCTGTCAAGAGCTGAACGGCTCGGCTTCTGGTTTGAACGGGGAAGCAGGGAGCGGCTGGGAGGCTACACGTCTGGGGTAGATGCTTATATTGAAAACAACCGTCAGCGGCTGAAATGGAAAGAAAACCGGATCTTCTGCAGCCGTGAACGGGTGGAATATCATTTGAATATGGTGGGCGCGGAGATTATGAATCGGGCGTTTCGCGGCGGCTTCTTGGCAACCAAAGACAAGAGAGTGTTCCTTCCCGTCTGCATGCGGCATAAGACAAGTGAAGCCTGCAAAGCGGTAAAAGAAGGAGAGGGGTATCTCTGCAGAAGCTGTTCCAAGGAGTGTCAGGTTAATCTCATCACGGCTATGGCTAAAAAGTACGGCTGTAAAGTGGTGATCATCCCGCATGCCTCCACGGCGTTCGGACATCGGCGCATCCGGGAGGGGAGTGTGGGAATTATTGGCATTGCTTGCGTGCTGAATCTCATCTCAGGAGGATATAAAGCGAAAGAAATGGGATATGAGCCCCAGTGTGTGCTGCTCCATTATTCAGGCTGTATCCAGCATTGGCATCCAAAGGGTACCAGGACGACGATTGATTTAAACCGTTTAGAAGAAATTCTGAAGGCTGGGCAAAATTTCGATTCCTGA